From a region of the Salinispira pacifica genome:
- a CDS encoding MFS transporter, translated as MKNREIIRTSLAIYLPSLLVQLGASLTMSFNVLWSRDLGAGVAMIGLIAAGNGIGSLLFDLPGGWIGGKIREKPFMIAAVGGLVLTGIFKAAATRPWQLLGIGIFMGMCVSAWGIGRLAYIRKNIPRRYRGRTLAFMGGIMRVARIATPALGGLIIQFLGFRVLYGVQAFLFASALVLLLVMMKDGSYLESGQAPAASVLKETFAKNGRNIVAAMIGIGGLQLLRISRNLIFPLWADSIGMSALLIGGFTSAGGMVETAMVVPAGITLDRAGRKWAAVPCTLGFALSMALMPLALTPAALAGVYLLMSLSNGLGSGINMTISSDLAPKNAAAEFLGIWRFVTDTSRLTGPLIAGSVAAAVSLPAAPLTAASAGLISAAVLLFAMDEPGRKRQMPARNRQKPSRNMDAPGRSRQMPGRDEQRPGRINQEPGQKNQSPTSPD; from the coding sequence ATGAAAAACCGGGAAATCATCCGAACCAGTCTGGCCATCTACCTCCCCAGTCTCCTGGTGCAGCTGGGCGCATCCCTCACCATGTCGTTCAATGTTCTCTGGTCCAGGGATCTGGGAGCCGGGGTTGCAATGATCGGTCTGATTGCCGCGGGCAACGGTATCGGCAGCCTCCTTTTCGATTTGCCCGGAGGCTGGATCGGGGGTAAGATCCGGGAGAAGCCCTTCATGATCGCCGCGGTTGGGGGGCTGGTTCTCACCGGGATATTCAAGGCGGCGGCCACCCGGCCCTGGCAGCTGCTGGGTATCGGCATTTTCATGGGAATGTGTGTGTCGGCATGGGGAATCGGCAGGCTGGCATATATCAGAAAAAACATTCCCCGGCGCTACCGCGGCAGGACCCTGGCCTTTATGGGAGGCATCATGAGGGTTGCACGGATCGCCACCCCTGCGCTGGGCGGACTGATTATCCAGTTTCTGGGATTCCGGGTGCTGTACGGCGTACAGGCTTTCCTTTTCGCATCGGCGCTGGTACTACTTCTGGTGATGATGAAGGACGGAAGCTACCTGGAATCCGGCCAGGCTCCCGCCGCATCGGTGCTTAAGGAAACCTTTGCGAAAAACGGGCGGAACATTGTTGCGGCCATGATCGGTATCGGCGGTCTTCAACTGCTGCGGATTTCCCGGAATCTGATATTCCCCCTCTGGGCCGACAGCATCGGCATGTCCGCCCTGTTGATCGGAGGCTTTACCAGTGCCGGGGGAATGGTGGAAACCGCAATGGTGGTGCCCGCAGGGATTACCCTGGACAGGGCGGGTCGCAAATGGGCGGCGGTTCCCTGCACCCTGGGATTTGCCCTGAGCATGGCCCTCATGCCTCTTGCTCTCACTCCGGCGGCTCTGGCCGGGGTCTACCTTCTCATGAGCCTTTCCAACGGGCTGGGCAGCGGCATCAACATGACCATCAGCTCAGACCTTGCCCCGAAGAACGCGGCAGCCGAGTTCCTGGGTATATGGCGTTTTGTCACCGATACCAGCCGGCTCACCGGCCCCCTGATTGCCGGATCAGTAGCCGCGGCAGTGAGCCTCCCGGCAGCACCGCTGACGGCTGCATCGGCGGGGCTGATATCCGCCGCAGTGCTGCTGTTTGCCATGGATGAGCCCGGCCGTAAAAGACAAATGCCGGCCCGTAACAGACAGAAGCCCAGTCGGAACATGGATGCGCCCGGCCGTAGCAGACAGATGCCGGGCCGTGACGAACAGAGGCCCGGCCGAATCAACCAAGAGCCGGGCCAAAAGAACCAATCACCTACTTCGCCGGATTGA
- a CDS encoding UvrD-helicase domain-containing protein, with translation MNVEQQLDRIQKVHGIDFGLFVLAVHAFAEGVMNARMGNFEEHKYLDANGKELDPSFYKKVGIYADFLTASYGWNTFHEFRSIKDTYSLSNEVRHKFAQLTMDEVRSSIHSLRKFCRLSRISSPVLESLGDELEEWQSRVSADELQQELEFLKGHNVRLITQLKEVKEKQKESAGLAQDAGRLRHELEEKERRLAEIEATSADRKDRIDELRRERRELQERLKETEEKQGKLEKLRAAEDEVLRMSLLTRSRRDYEESFFRLSDEQASALKAIRGGGSYLIKGGAGSGKSVVLLQALRERIEDVRSQTDMFADPDTLMDAGFALLTFTRTLVKYNEYVSSILKIASQPVYMATVDQFIHDLFRREYPDVGIRYDKKDVVLEELAELRDLHDPSDSLKLEDEELFTEIDAYIWGYALSREEYVDAMVSRSGLRKRLNGSSRELVWMIQQDLARKLPELMFVTRNLACRLLLESGGNRAADRVFSALFIDEVQDLDPVVLRLMSFHARDVVLAGDTGQSIYGLRSPYVRAGLDFRGRSRVLKTNFRNTLPMVRLAQSFRSRMASALHENTEQSAGSAAGDEYVSAALRPGPPVEFFQGSKDAAKQVLVERLHYYLDVLNYDAENVCIIAPYTRLLGHLRDKVLAPEGIDGVDVKRGSTDGDAREFDFEASRGVRLVSMHSAKGLDFPVVILYAQHFEAPGGSDLSDELREEIKGNLLYVAVTRALDHVDVIALDGFGTAGAEKLLLDSIHEQQAV, from the coding sequence ATGAATGTCGAACAACAGCTTGATCGGATCCAAAAGGTGCACGGAATTGATTTCGGATTGTTTGTGCTGGCGGTTCATGCCTTTGCAGAGGGGGTAATGAATGCCAGGATGGGGAATTTCGAGGAGCACAAGTATCTGGATGCCAACGGCAAGGAGCTTGACCCCAGTTTTTACAAGAAAGTGGGGATCTACGCCGATTTTCTGACCGCAAGCTACGGCTGGAATACCTTTCATGAATTCCGATCCATAAAAGATACCTACAGTTTAAGCAATGAGGTGCGTCATAAATTTGCCCAGCTCACCATGGATGAGGTGCGCAGCAGTATTCACTCCCTGCGGAAGTTCTGCCGTTTGAGCCGGATCAGTTCACCTGTACTTGAGTCACTGGGGGATGAGCTGGAGGAGTGGCAGAGTCGGGTGAGTGCCGACGAGCTGCAGCAGGAGCTTGAGTTTCTCAAAGGCCATAATGTCCGCCTTATTACCCAGTTGAAGGAAGTAAAAGAGAAACAGAAGGAGTCCGCCGGGCTGGCTCAGGACGCCGGGAGGCTGCGCCATGAGCTTGAAGAAAAGGAGCGCAGGCTTGCCGAGATTGAGGCAACATCCGCAGACCGAAAGGACCGTATAGATGAGCTTCGCCGGGAGAGGAGGGAGCTGCAGGAGCGCCTGAAGGAGACAGAGGAGAAACAGGGTAAGCTTGAGAAGCTTCGAGCCGCTGAGGATGAGGTTCTTCGGATGTCACTTCTCACCCGCAGCAGGCGGGATTACGAGGAGAGTTTTTTCCGTCTTTCCGATGAGCAGGCTTCCGCCCTGAAGGCGATACGCGGAGGGGGGAGCTATCTGATTAAGGGCGGAGCGGGTAGCGGAAAATCTGTGGTGCTCCTCCAGGCTCTGCGGGAGCGGATAGAGGATGTCCGTTCCCAGACGGATATGTTTGCAGACCCCGACACTCTCATGGATGCGGGTTTTGCCCTGTTGACCTTCACCCGTACCCTGGTGAAGTACAATGAGTATGTAAGTTCAATTCTAAAGATTGCCTCCCAGCCGGTGTATATGGCAACGGTGGATCAGTTTATTCATGATCTGTTCAGGCGGGAGTATCCTGATGTGGGTATCAGATACGATAAAAAAGATGTGGTGCTTGAGGAGCTGGCTGAGCTGCGGGATCTGCACGATCCTTCGGACTCTCTGAAGCTGGAAGATGAGGAGCTTTTCACGGAGATTGATGCCTATATTTGGGGTTACGCCCTCAGCCGGGAAGAATATGTCGACGCCATGGTGTCCCGTTCGGGACTGCGGAAGCGGCTGAACGGATCCTCCAGGGAGCTGGTGTGGATGATTCAGCAGGATCTTGCCCGTAAGCTGCCTGAGCTGATGTTTGTAACACGGAATCTTGCATGCAGACTGCTTCTTGAGAGTGGCGGTAACCGAGCTGCCGACAGGGTGTTCAGCGCGTTGTTCATAGACGAGGTGCAGGATCTTGATCCTGTGGTACTGAGGCTGATGAGTTTCCACGCCCGGGATGTGGTGCTGGCAGGAGATACGGGGCAGTCTATTTACGGGCTGCGTTCCCCCTATGTGCGCGCGGGGCTGGATTTCCGGGGCAGAAGCCGGGTGTTAAAGACGAATTTCAGAAATACGTTGCCCATGGTGAGGCTTGCCCAGTCGTTCCGTTCCAGGATGGCATCAGCATTGCATGAGAATACAGAACAGTCGGCGGGTTCTGCAGCAGGAGATGAGTATGTATCGGCTGCCCTTCGTCCCGGCCCTCCGGTGGAGTTTTTTCAGGGTTCGAAGGATGCGGCCAAGCAGGTGCTTGTTGAGCGGCTTCACTACTATCTGGATGTTCTGAATTACGATGCGGAGAATGTGTGTATTATCGCCCCCTACACCCGGCTTTTGGGTCATTTGAGAGATAAGGTTCTGGCTCCGGAAGGGATTGACGGGGTGGATGTGAAGCGAGGCAGTACGGACGGCGATGCCCGGGAGTTTGATTTTGAAGCGAGCCGCGGAGTGCGGCTGGTAAGTATGCACTCGGCAAAGGGTCTGGATTTTCCAGTGGTGATTCTGTACGCACAGCATTTTGAGGCACCGGGGGGAAGTGATTTGAGCGATGAACTGAGAGAGGAGATCAAGGGGAATTTGCTGTATGTAGCTGTTACCCGGGCTCTTGATCATGTTGATGTAATTGCCCTGGATGGTTTCGGAACCGCTGGTGCGGAGAAGCTGCTGCTGGATTCGATTCATGAACAGCAGGCTGTGTAG
- a CDS encoding HD domain-containing phosphohydrolase, with the protein MRKAHILLVDDDNSIIEHMRLILQDYYRVSTASSGVQAIRAAMSQDAPDLIILDVLMPSMDGMETCMALKNNALTRHIPVIFLTGIEDQQKAVEGFAVGAADYIRKPINKDIVRARVNSQLRLFNEARHLEELVQERLTETVKAQGEVIQCLNRICEQRDYEPVEHTIRVSKYTGIIAKHYGLKPEIIEILKQASKLHDIGKVYLPDRLLGKVGKLSDEEREEMKKHTVYGEEILADGETTLMRNACQIAGNHHERWDGKGYPRGTSDTDIPLAARMVALSDVFDALTSVRPHKKAWALNTSLAYIRKEKNAHFDPQVVDAFERGLNEIKTVYKTDREKIQEEISQEKTG; encoded by the coding sequence ATGCGAAAAGCACATATCCTTTTGGTGGATGATGATAATAGCATTATAGAACATATGAGGCTCATACTTCAGGATTATTACCGTGTGAGCACCGCTTCCAGCGGGGTGCAGGCCATCCGTGCTGCAATGTCCCAGGACGCACCTGACCTGATCATTCTGGATGTGCTGATGCCTTCCATGGACGGGATGGAAACCTGCATGGCACTGAAGAATAATGCTCTGACCAGGCACATCCCAGTGATATTCCTTACCGGGATTGAGGATCAGCAGAAGGCCGTTGAAGGCTTCGCAGTGGGGGCTGCGGATTACATCCGAAAGCCTATCAATAAAGACATCGTGAGAGCCCGGGTGAACTCTCAGCTGCGGCTCTTCAACGAGGCACGGCACCTGGAAGAACTGGTCCAGGAGCGCCTTACAGAAACGGTAAAAGCCCAGGGCGAAGTGATCCAATGCCTGAACCGAATCTGCGAACAAAGAGATTACGAGCCGGTGGAGCACACCATCAGGGTGAGCAAATACACCGGTATTATCGCCAAACACTACGGATTGAAGCCGGAAATTATTGAGATACTCAAGCAGGCCTCCAAACTCCACGATATCGGGAAGGTGTACCTTCCCGACAGACTCCTGGGCAAAGTGGGTAAGCTGAGCGATGAAGAGCGTGAAGAGATGAAAAAGCATACCGTATACGGCGAAGAGATACTTGCCGACGGAGAAACCACTCTCATGCGAAACGCCTGTCAGATTGCCGGGAACCACCATGAGCGGTGGGACGGAAAGGGTTATCCCCGGGGAACTTCCGATACGGATATCCCCCTGGCTGCCCGGATGGTGGCCTTGTCTGACGTGTTCGATGCCCTGACCAGCGTCCGTCCTCACAAAAAAGCCTGGGCTCTGAATACGTCCCTGGCATATATCCGAAAGGAAAAGAACGCACATTTCGACCCCCAAGTGGTGGATGCCTTCGAACGGGGCCTGAATGAGATTAAAACAGTGTACAAGACTGACCGGGAAAAGATACAAGAAGAGATATCACAAGAGAAAACAGGCTGA
- a CDS encoding PaaI family thioesterase: MSRWKHPDPMSMLAEANKNTAMETLGIEITCIDEDGLWGEMPVDNRHRQPAGLLHGGVTCVLAETLGSYGSWLLVDSERYQVVGQQISCNHLRPVREGRVKAFARTVHVGRRSHLWDISVYNGTEKLVATSRLTVAVVDRR; this comes from the coding sequence ATGTCCCGCTGGAAGCACCCCGACCCAATGAGCATGTTGGCCGAAGCCAATAAAAATACCGCCATGGAAACATTGGGCATAGAAATTACCTGCATTGACGAAGACGGCTTATGGGGCGAAATGCCCGTGGATAACCGGCACAGGCAGCCGGCAGGATTACTCCATGGCGGAGTAACCTGCGTGCTGGCGGAAACCCTGGGCAGCTACGGTTCATGGCTTTTGGTGGATTCAGAAAGATATCAGGTTGTGGGCCAGCAGATCAGCTGCAACCATCTCAGACCCGTACGAGAGGGGCGGGTGAAGGCGTTCGCCCGGACCGTCCATGTGGGACGGCGCAGCCACCTCTGGGATATCAGCGTATACAACGGCACGGAAAAGCTGGTGGCTACAAGCCGGCTTACCGTGGCAGTGGTGGACCGGCGCTAA